A window of the Brassica oleracea var. oleracea cultivar TO1000 chromosome C1, BOL, whole genome shotgun sequence genome harbors these coding sequences:
- the LOC106327972 gene encoding growth-regulating factor 2-like: MDLGSVTGNVNGSPGLKELRGSKQDRSGFDGEDCLQQSSKLARTIAEDKHLPSSYAAYSRPMSFHQGIPLTRSASLLSSDSRRQEHMLSFSDKPEAFDFSKYVGLDNNKNSLSPFLHQLPPPYCRSSGGGYGSGGMMMSMQGKGPFTLTQWAELEQQALIYKYITANVPVPSSLLISIQKSFYPYRSFPPSSFGWGTFHLGFAGGKMDPEPGRCRRTDGKKWRCSKDAVPEQKYCERHINRGRHRSRKPVEVQPGQTAASKAVASRNTASQIPSNRVQNVIYPSNVNLQPKEQRNNDNSPFGFGHVTSPSLLTSSYLDFSSNQEKPSGNHHNQSSWPEELKSDWTQLSMSIPVASSSPSSTAQDKTALSPLRLDLPIQSQQETLESARKVNTWIPISWGNSLGGPLGEVLNSTTSSPTLGSSPTGVLQKSTFCSLSNSSSVTSPIADNNRNNNVDYFHYTT; encoded by the exons ATGGATCTTGGGTCGGTAACTGGCAATGTTAACGGGTCACCGGGTCTAAAAGAGCTTAGAGGATCCAAACAAGACAGATCCGGATTCGACGGTGAGGATTGCTTGCAACAAAGCTCGAAGCTAGCTAGAACAATAGCTGAAGACAAACACTTGCCTTCCTCTTACGCAGCTTATAGCAGACCAATGTCGTTTCATCAAGGCATTCCTCTTACAAGATCTGCTTCTCTTCTCTCCTCTGACTCTCGCCGGCAAGAACACATGCTTAGCTTCTCAGATAAACCAGAAGCTTTCGACTTCAGTAAATACGTCGGTTTGGATAACAACAAGAACTCTCTCTCGCCGTTTCTTCACCAGCTTCCACCTCCTTATTGTAGAAGCTCAGGAG GAGGATATGGTTCTGGTGGAATGATGATGAGCATGCAAGGGAAAGGGCCTTTTACATTGACTCAATGGGCTGAGTTAGAGCAACAGGCCTTGATCTATAAGTATATCACAGCCAATGTCCCTGTTCCTTCTAGTTTGCTCATCTCTATCCAAAAGTCCTTTTACCCTTATAGATCATTTCCTCCCAGTTCCT TTGGATGGGGAACATTCCATCTAGGTTTCGCAGGAGGTAAAATGGATCCTGAGCCAGGGAGATGCCGTAGAACAGACGGTAAGAAATGGCGGTGCTCAAAAGACGCTGTTCCTGAACAGAAGTACTGCGAAAGACACATCAACAGAGGCCGTCACCGTTCAAGAAAGCCTGTGGAAGTCCAACCTGGCCAAACCGCTGCGTCCAAAGCGGTTGCATCGCGTAACACTGCATCACAAATACCTAGCAACAG AGTCCAGAATGTGATATATCCATCCAACGTTAACTTGCAACCCAAGGAACAGAGAAACAACGACAACAGCCCTTTTGGGTTTGGTCACGTGACCTCTCCTTCATTGCTCACGTCGTCGTACCTAGACTTTAGCAGCAACCAAGAGAAGCCTTCGGGGAATCATCACAACCAGAGCTCTTGGCCTGAAGAGCTGAAATCTGATTGGACGCAGCTTTCAATGTCAATTCCAGTTGCATCATCATCTCCTTCCTCCACCGCTCAAGACAAAACCGCACTCTCGCCTCTCAGGCTAGACTTACCGATCCAAAGCCAGCAGGAGACACTGGAGTCTGCGAGAAAGGTGAATACGTGGATACCAATCTCATGGGGGAACTCCTTAGGAGGTCCTTTAGGGGAAGTACTTAACAGCACAACGAGTAGTCCCACGTTGGGATCTTCTCCTACAGGGGTTTTGCAGAAGTCCACGTTTTGCTCGCTTTCTAACAGCAGCTCTGTAACCAGCCCCATTGCGGACAACAACAGAAACAACAATGTTGACTACTTTCATTACACAACCTGA
- the LOC106325217 gene encoding AP2-like ethylene-responsive transcription factor ANT — translation MKSFCDNDDSNTTNLLGFSLSSNMLKMGGGEALYSSSSSSAATSSVPPQLVVGDNSSNYGVCYGSNSAAREIYSQREMYSQMSVMPLRSDGSLCLMEALNRSSHSNHHHHTQVSSPKMEDFFGTHHHNTSHKEAMDLSLDSLFYNTTHSPNNNTNFQEFFSFPQTRNHHEEETRNYENDPGLTHGGRSFNVGVYGEFQQSLSLSMSPGSQSSCITASHHHQNQNQTQNHHQISEALVETSAGFETTTMAAASKKKRGQEVVVGQKQIVHRKSIDTFGQRTSQYRGVTRHRWTGRYEAHLWDNSFKKEGHSRKGRQVYLGGYDMEEKAARAYDLAALKYWGPSTHTNFSVENYQKEIDDMKNMTRQEYVAHLRRKSSGFSRGASIYRGVTRHHQHGRWQARIGRVAGNKDLYLGTFGTQEEAAEAYDVAAIKFRGTNAVTNFDITRYDVDRIMASNTLLSGEMARRNSNSIVVRNISDEETALTAVVDGGSTKEVGSPERVLSFPTIFALPQVGPKMFGANVVGNMSSWTTNPNADLKTVSLTLPQMPVFAAWADS, via the exons ATGAAGTCTTTCTGTGATAATGATGATAGTAATACGACTAATTTGCTAGGGTTTTCGTTGTCTTCAAATATGTTGAAAATGGGTGGTGGAGAAGCTCTTTACTCATCTTCGTCTTCTTCAGCTGCAACTTCTTCTGTTCCACCACAGCTTGTTGTTGGCGACAACAGTAGCAACTATGGAGTTTGCTACGGTTCTAACTCAGCAGCAAGGGAAATTTATTCTCAAAGGGAAATGTATTCTCAAATGTCTGTGATGCCACTCAGATCTGACGGTTCTCTTTGCTTAATGGAAGCTCTCAACAGATCTTCTCACTCAAATCATCATCACCACACTCAAG TTTCATCTCCAAAGATGGAAGATTTCTTTGGGACCCATCATCACAACACAAGTCACAAAGAAGCCATGGATCTTAGCTTAGACAGTTTATTCTACAACACCACTCATTCGCCAAACAACAACACCAACTTTCAAGAGTTCTTTAGCTTCCCTCAAACAAGAAACCACCACGAGGAAGAAACAAGAAACTACGAGAATGACCCTGGTTTGACACATGGAGGACGGTCTTTTAATGTAGGGGTATATGGTGAATTTCAACAGTCACTGAGCTTGTCCATGAGCCCTGGGTCACAATCTAGCTGCATCACTGCCTCTCACCACCACCAAAACCAAAACCAAACTCAAAACCACCATCAGATCTCTGAAGCTTTGGTCGAGACAAGTGCTGGATTTGAGACAACAACAATGGCTGCTGCTTCTAAGAAGAAGAGAGGACAAGAAGTGGTCGTTGGACAGAAACAGATTGTTCACAGAAAATCTATTGATACTTTTGGACAACGAACTTCGCAATACCGAGGCGTTACAAG ACATAGATGGACTGGTAGGTATGAAGCTCATCTATGGGACAATAGTTTCAAGAAGGAAGGTCATAGCAGAAAAGGAAGACAAG TTTATCTGG GGGGTTATGATATGGAGGAGAAAGCTGCTCGAGCATATGATCTTGCTGCACTCAAGTACTGGGGTCCCTCTACTCACACTAATTTCTCT GTGGAGAATTATCAGAAAGAGATTGATGACATGAAGAACATGACTCGACAAGAATATGTTGCTCACTTGAGAAGAAAAAGCAGTGGTTTCTCTAGGGGTGCTTCCATCTATAGAGGAGTCACCAG ACATCACCAGCATGGAAGGTGGCAAGCCCGGATCGGTAGAGTCGCTGGAAACAAAGATCTCTACCTTGGAACTTTCG GAACTCAAGAAGAAGCGGCGGAAGCCTATGATGTGGCAGCTATCAAGTTCCGTGGCACAAACGCGGTGACTAACTTTGACATAACAAGGTACGATGTTGATCGCATAATGGCTAGTAACACTCTCTTGTCTGGAGAGATGGCTCGAAGGAACAGCAACAGCATCGTGGTCCGCAACATTAGCGACGAGGAAACCGCCTTAACCGCTGTCGTGGACGGTGGTTCTACTAAGGAAGTGGGTAGCCCGGAGAGGGTTTTGAGTTTTCCGACGATATTTGCGTTGCCTCAAGTTGGTCCGAAGATGTTCGGAGCAAATGTGGTTGGAAATATGAGTTCTTGGACCACGAACCCTAATGCTGACCTCAAGACCGTTTCTCTTACTCTGCCGCAGATGCCGGTTTTCGCTGCGTGGGCTGATTCTTGA
- the LOC106343479 gene encoding light-inducible protein CPRF3-like yields MLSTVPAISFLEPGTVNHFSGFQTGFTPWEGDCFDLLSMNHFFIEPAVPSPCYGESDSGLVRTNSGFDDIKTGSDESCAGFTKPGFDDTVSSQGLLCTQGDKLDPDDPKQWTAIANFEPGEKKHNRNKLIQPEMTDERKRKRMESNRESARRSRMRRQSHIDNLRNQVNQLDLENRELGNRLRLVIYHLQQVNTDNNRLVTEQEMLRLRFSEMRRILILRQLQQQQQWELNNRRMIMSEQNPSTII; encoded by the coding sequence ATGTTGTCCACAGTACCGGCAATTTCCTTCTTGGAACCGGGGACGGTTAATCACTTTTCAGGTTTCCAAACCGGATTCACTCCTTGGGAGGGGGACTGCTTTGATCTCCTTTCCATGAACCATTTTTTTATTGAACCGGCCGTTCCCAGCCCTTGTTATGGTGAATCCGACTCTGGTCTCGTTAGAACTAATTCTGGTTTTGATGATATTAAAACCGGTTCTGACGAATCTTGTGCCGGTTTCACCAAACCCGGTTTTGACGACACCGTCAGTTCACAGGGCCTACTGTGCACTCAAGGAGACAAACTGGACCCGGATGACCCAAAACAATGGACAGCCATCGCGAATTTTGAACCGGGCGAGAAGAAGCATAACCGGAATAAGCTGATTCAACCGGAGATGACCGACGAGAGGAAAAGAAAGAGAATGGAGTCAAACCGGGAATCAGCGAGACGGTCAAGAATGCGTAGACAGAGTCACATTGATAACTTAAGGAACCAGGTAAATCAGCTCGATCTGGAAAACCGTGAGCTCGGGAACCGGCTCCGGTTAGTTATATACCACCTTCAACAAGTGAACACGGACAATAACCGGCTCGTGACGGAACAAGAGATGCTCCGGTTAAGATTCTCGGAGATGAGGCGGATTCTGATTCTCAGACAACTTCAACAACAACAACAGTGGGAACTCAATAACAGGAGAATGATCATGTCTGAACAAAACCCATCTACGATCATATGA